AGGCGGCGTTCTCGTCAGCGTCAACCTGGATTTCCCGTTTAACGAGGAAGTGCTGGCCGCCCTGGCCCGGAAACGCGCCACCGGCGAGCTCTCGGCCAACCAGCCCCGGCAGGATTGGCTAGCCGAAATTACCCAGCTCATTGAAGCGGGCCAGGTAACCGTTTTTGTCAGCCAGGTGTTTCCGCTGGAGCAAGTGGCGGCCGCCCACCGCGAAAGCGCCACTTGGCACGTGCGCGGCAAGCTTATCTTGGAAATAAGGAAAGAAGACGAGCCGGCATGAAGCACCTCAAAACGATCAGCGAATTCCACGAATTTATGAAGTTGCCCAAACCGCAACATCCGCTTATCAGCGTGCTCGACATCGGCACCGTGCCGCCCTGGCACGACGAGGAGCCCCTGACGATGCTGCTGGATTTTTATGCTATTTCGGTTAAACGAATGCATAACGTCTACTCAAGATACGGGCAGCATTCGTTCGATTTCAACGAAGGCGTGCTGTCTTTTATGGCGCCCAGCCAGGTATTTAGCATGGCGGTGGCCAACAAAGGCGAAGCCGTAAAAAAATCGGGGTGGGTGGTCTACATCCACCCCGATTTTATCTGGAATACGACCCTGGCCAAAACCATCGAGCGCTACGATTTTTGGGATTACTCGCTCTACGAAGGCCTGTTTCTTTCGGCCAAGGAAGAAGCGACCATCCTCACCATCCTGCTGGCAATCGAGCAGGAGTACAGCGCTAACATTGACCGGTTTAGCAAGCAAATCATTATCTCGCAACTGGAGAGTTTATTAAATTACGCAGACCGGTTTTATCACCGGCAGTTCATTACCCGTGAAAAAGCAAACCACGAGGTGCTGGAACTGCTGGAAACCTTGCTGCACGAGTATTTCAACCGCCCCGATTTGGCCGAACAGGGGCTGCTCACCGTGCGCTACGTGGCCGAACACCTGCACCTGTCGCCCAAGTACTTAAGCAACTTACTGCGCGTAGTAACGGGGCAAAACACCCAGCAGCACATCCATGCGCAGCTGATAGCCAAGGCCAAGGAGAAATTATCGACCACTGCCCTAACCGTGAGCGAAATTGCGTACGGGCTGGGTTTCGAGCACTTGCCCTCGTTCAGCAAGCTGTTCAAAACCAAAACGAACCTGTCGCCGCTGGAATTCAGGGCTTCTTTTCATTAAATAGACTTGTTGCTGAATTAGATAAAAACAGCCCGTCGTGCAGCGCGCAGCGCAGCATAACGGGCTGTTTTGAACGGTTTTTTAGTTAAGAAACCTTTATTAAATTGATCAAAAGACGACCTGAAATTCGCGTGGCCTTGGCTACGCACCGCTGAAAAACGGCTTTATTTCAGCGCGTTGGCCACCACGAAGGCCCCTACCTGGGTGCCCATGGCTTGGCCCTGCGCCGTGGAGGTGCGGAAGTGGTAGCCGGCGTACATCCGCGAGAGGGAATTTTCGGCGGCCGCCTGGCCGAAGCCGGTGTAGCTGCGGGTTTTGCCGGCGTTGCTGGTGAGGGCAAACGCTACGGCGTCGGTGCCGAAGAAGCTTTGCAGCACGGCGGCGGCGGCCCCGCCCGCCGAGCCGTGGCCCGAGGGGTAGTCGGCATCGGGCGGGTTGGGGAAGGCCAGCGGCAGCCAGGCGGCGTCGGGGGCGGTGTTGGGGTTGCCGTCGGTGGCGGCCAGGCGCACGGCCGTGATGGGCCGCCAGCGTCGGTAGGCGTACTTGGCGTCGCACATGGCGATGTAGGAATCGGTTTCGGCCATTTGCAGCTGGGCCAGCAGCCGCACGGTGGCGTAGGCATCGGCGGGCTTGGTGGCCAGGGCGGCGCGGGCCACGCGGAACCAGGCCAGGGGCGAGTTGTCGAGCCAGAACAGGGCGCTGGCGGCCTGGTCGGCCGTGCGGGTGGCGCTGGTGGCCCCGCCCACCGCCTTCACCTCGTTAAAATCGGCGGTGTAGGCGTCCGACGTCAGCGCCGGCGGGGGCCCGGGGCGAAACTGGTTGGCGGCCGTCAGCACGAAGGGCGTCACGTCTTTCCACCCCGCCAGGGCGTAGTAGCCGTTGAACGGGGGCCCGTCGAAGGGGGGAGTGTACTGGTAGTCGCCGGGGTTGGTGCCAATCGGGAACGGCGTTTGGGCGGCATCCGCGCCGTCGTTCGCCCGCTTGGCCAGCACGGCCTTGGCCGCCGCCTGGCCCAGGGCCACGCCCTGCGTTTTGGCAGTGCCGTCGCCGATTTTCGCCAGTGTGGCCGTGTAGAGCGAATCGGCGTAGGCTTTTTCGTCGGGCACCAGCACCACCAGGGCGTCGTGGGCGGCGGCAGCCACCGCGGCGTCGGGCGCGGCGGTGGGCACCAGGGGGCCCTGCAAAGCGTAGGGGGCATTTTTTTGCTGAATGTTGTTCAGCGCGTCGTACATGGCCAGGTTCACGATGGCGTACGCCCGCGCTTCGAGGTGGGGCAGCAAAAAGAAGCCGGTGGCCGGGTTGGTCAGGCGCGTGACAGCCACGGTGGCGGCCTGGTTCCAGGCCAGCACGGCGGTGGGGGCCACCGCGGCGGGGGGGGTATCGGTCACGTCTTTCTGGCAGGACGTGGCCAGCACGATGCCCGCCGCCAACGGCAGGATGGAGGAAAGTAAAAGCAGGTTTTTCATAAAAAAATCAACTGGAAGAGGTGGTTAGAAACGTGGGGGTTGCCGCGCCGGGGCGGCGGGCCTGGGCGGCTGGGGCTTCCCCCGTTCGGGCCCGGCGTGCGGCCGGGCCCGAACGGGGCCCCCACTTGGTCAATGGTCGGCGCGGGCGGGGCGGGCGGCGGTGAGTAGGCGCGGGCCGGCCGGCATTTGGTCGCCGCTCACCTCCGCCAGGCGCTGCTCGGTGGTGCGCAGCTGCACGGCGAAACGGTGCTCCTCGCGGCCGATTCTCACCAGAAAAGCGTAGCGGCCGTCCGGCAAGTCGCTCACGTTGAGCAGCCCCCCGATGCTGGTGGCCGAGCTGTGAGCTGCTCGAACAAGACCCGGCCGTTGGCCCCGATCACCTCGACCCGGCCGGGCCGGCGGGCGGGGTTACAGCCCCAGACCCGGTAGGTCAGGTCGTGGGCCTGGTACACCCCGGCCACGGGGTATCCTGAGCGTGGGCGGCGCGGGCCCCCGGGAGGGCCAGCAGCGCGCTCAGCAGCAGCACGGCGCGCCGCTGGCCCCACCGGGCGGCAACGGGCAAGGAAGCAGGGTTGGGCAACGGGAAAATTTTCATGGCTTTGGAAAGAGGGGTTGAAGCAGAAAAATGGAAGCGTACGGGGACAAGCGCGGCGAATGCAGTGGGTTGGGGCAAGGGGCTTAGCGGCTGGCGTACAGGCGTTGCAGGCGGCGGTCGTGGCCGAGCTGCTGGGCCAGCAGCGTGGGGGCCCCGGCGGCGGCGGGGTCGCGCAGCACGCCCGCCAAGACGTGGTTGAGCTGGCGGGCGGTGCGGCGGCGGCGGCGGCCGGGACGGGCCAGGTCGAGGCAGAGGCCCGCCAGCCGCTCTTCGTACACGAGCCGGTCGTGGCCGTCGTAGAAGCGCACGACGGTGTAGTCGCGGGTCGTAAGGTTGGTTTCGACGTTCCAGTAGCCCGGGCGGGCCGCCGGGGCCTGGGCCCGGGCGGGGCCCGCCAGCGCACCGAGGAGCAATAGCAGCCCAAGGGCCAAGCGGCAGGCGTATGTTTTCATGGTTGGGGGAAATATGAGGGTGGGGAAAAGTGCGCAAAAACGGGCCGGGGGCCGGGCGGCGGGCGGGCTTGCATGGCGGTGGGGGCGGGAAAAGTGGGCGATTTGAACGACTGCAAAGGAGGGGGGCCCCGCCCCGGGCGGCATTTGCGGAAAGGGCAAAAGCGTGTGCGCCCGGAGCGGCGGCATTTGCGCAGGTTGCAAATGCGTTTGGGGAAGTTGCGCGGCCCGGATTTGTGGTTTTCGGGGCAGAAAAACCAGTTTATTTACCCGCTGCCGAACCTGTTTTAAATTGTTATATATATTTTCATTAAATATTCTTCTGCCGCTTGTAACTTGGATAATCCCGGGGCCCTCTGCTCCTTGGTGCAACTCCCCACGCCGGGCCCCAGCGGGGCCGTTGCCCATGAAAATCCACCGCCTACTTGTCCTCGTCTTGCTCTTCGGAACCGGCCTGCTGGGAGGGCCGGCAGCCCGCGCGGCCCCGCCCCTGGGGGCCCCGGCGGCCGACACCCTGCTGCGCCTGACGGCGGCGCAGGTGAACTCCGCCGCCACGCAGCGCCTGGACGATACCGGGCGCTGGCGCTACCGGCCGGGCCGGCCGCCGGGCTGGGCCAGCCCGGCCACCAGCGACCGGGACTGGCGGCCGGCCAACCCCGATTTCCTGGTGGGCCAGGAGCCGCCCGGCTGGCGCGGCACGGGCTGCTTCCGCCTGCGCTTCACCCTCGACCCGGCCCTGCTGGGCCAGGCGCTGGGCCTAGCCGTGTTGCAGCAGGGGGCTTCGGAAATATACCTTGACGGCCAGCGGCTGGGCAGCTTCGGCACCGTAGGCACTACGGCCCGGACTACGCGGGGCCTGGAGCCGCGCTACCGCATGCTGCCGTTTATGCTGCGCACGGCGGGGCCGCACCTACTGGCCGTGCGCTACGCCCGCTTTGGGGCGTGGCCGCCGCCTTACGGCGGCTTTTCCCTGCGCGTAGCCCCGGCCGGGCCCCTGCAGGCCAAGCAGCTGCGCGTCATGCGCCTGCGCTCGCTGCACCTGGTAAACCTCACGGGAACCGGCGTGCTGGCGCTGCTGCACTTCTTCTTGTTCCTGTTTTACCGGCCCCGGCGGGCCAACCTCTACTTCAGCCTCTACGCGGGCATGCTCACGGCTACCAGCCTGCTCGTGTATTTCCGCGCCACGGAGATGGACGTGGCCTTGCTGATGGGGCTCCAGCTGGGCTTCGAGGTCGCGACCCTGCTCAACACCGCTTTGCTGCTGGCCTTCCTCTACTCGGTGTGCGAGGGCTACCTGCCCTGGCGCTGGCTGGCACTGGTGCTGGGGCTGCGCGCGGTGCAGGTGGGCTTGTGGCTCTGGCACCCCGCCAGCCAGGCCCAGGAGTGGCCCCGGCAACCGTTGTTGCTGGCCATTTTTGTGTTGCCGTGGGCCGACATGCTGCGGGTGCTGGGCCGCGCCCTGCGGCGGCGGCAGCCGGGCATTGGGCTGGTGGCGGTGGGCGTGGCGGCCACCATCTTGGTGCAGGTGTTGGCGACCTACGACGTGTTTAAGCTCTGGCCTCCCGGCTCTTCGCTGGCTCATGCGCTCACTATGCAATTCGGCTTTTTGCTGCTGCCAGTGTGCATGTCGGTGTACCTGGCCCGCGAGTTTGCCGCCACCCGCCGCAGCCTAGAGGTGCAATTGCAGCAAGTAGAGCGGCTTTCGGCCCAAGCCCTGGCCCAGGAAACCGAGCGCCGCCGGCTCATCAGCGCCCAGAACGAGCGCCTCGAAGCCACCGTGCAGGCCCGCACCGAGGAAATCAGCCGGCAAAACCACGCGCTGGCCGCCCAGAAAGACGAGATAACCGGCCAGGCCGACCGCCTCCGGGCGATGAACCAGGAGAAGACGCGCTTCTTCACCAACATCACCCACGAGTTCCGCACCCCGCTCACGCTCATGCTGGGGCCCGCCGCCCAAATCGCGGCCGACACCCGCGAGCCGGCCACCCGCCAGCAGGCCGCCCTGGTGCAGCGCAATGCCCAGCGCCTGCTGCACCTCATCAACCAACTGCTCGACCTGAGCCGCCTCGAAGCCGGCCAGCATGCCCTGTGCCTCGCCCCGGGCGACGCGGTGGCCTTCGTGCGCGGGCTGGTGGGCGCGTTTGAGTCGCTGGCCGAGCAGCGCGGCATCGGGTACTCGTTCGAAGCCGACCGGGCCGCGCTGCCCACCGTGTTCGATGCCGATAAGCTGGAAAAAATCCTGGTCAACCTGCTTTCCAACGCCTTCAAGTTCACGCCCAGCGCCGGCGCGGTAGCGGTGGGCCTGCGCGTGGCCAGCCCCCCCGATACCCCCGCCTGGCTGGAGCTGACGGTGCGCGACACCGGCCGCGGCATTGCCCCGGAACACTTGCCGCACGTGTTCGACCGCTTTTACCAGGCCGATGCCTCCGACACCCGCGCGCACGAAGGCACCGGCATCGGCCTGGCCCTGACCAAGGAGTTGGTGGAGCTGCACGGCGGCACCATCGCGCTGGCCAGCGCGCCGGGCCGCGGCACCACCGCCACCGTGCGCCTGCCGCTGCTGCCCGCCGAGGCCCAGTCGGTGCCACTTGCCCGGGTTGGGGCCCCGGCCGGGCCGGCGTTGCCCGCCATCGCCTTGCCCGAAGCCGAGGCCCCGGTCCCCGACCCAGCCCTCCCCGCCGAAGCGCCGCTGGTACTGCTCATCGAAGACAACGCCGACGTGCGCGCCTACCTGCGCGCCGTATTGACCCTCGAATACCACTTGCTCGAAGCCGAAAACGGCGAAGCCGGCGTGGCCCTGGCCCGCGAGCACCTCCCCGACCTCGTGCTCACCGACGCTATGATGCCCCGCCTCGACGGCTACGGTGTGTGCCGGGCCCTAAAGCACGACGAGCGCACCAGCCACATCCCCATCGTCATGCTCACGGCCAAGGCCGACCTTCCCAGCCGGCTCCAGGGCCTCGACACCGGGGCCGACGCCTACCTCACCAAGCCCTTCCAGCGCGAGGAATTGCTGGCCCAGCTGCGCAACCTCATCCACGGGCGCCAGCAGCTCCAGGAAGCGTACCGCCGCGGCCTGGCCAGCCCGCTCCCGCCCGACCCGCCGACGATGGAAGAAGTGTTTCTAGCGCGCGTGCGGCACGCCGTGGAGCAGGCCCTCGACGACGAAACCCTCGACGTGGAAACGCTGGCTGGCACGCTGGCCCTGAGCCGCACCCAGCTGCACCGCAAGCTCAAGGCCCTCACCGGCCAGGCCCCCGGCGACTTCATCCGCCTCGTGCGCCTCACCCGGGCCCACGCCCTGCTGGCCAGCGGCGCGGCCACCGTGGCCGAAGCCGCCTACCAGGTAGGCTACGGCAACCCCGCCAACTTCTCCACCAGCTTCTCGCGCCACTTCGGCTACGCCCCAAGCGAGGCCCGCCGACGGGCCGCCACCGTGAGCAGCTGACGGTGAGCAATTGACAGTTATCGGTGAGCGGTGGGGAGTGCGCCAAAAAGGCCGTCATGCCGAGCTTGTCGAAGCATCTCTCCCGCGCAAGTAATCCAATCGATTGGGTATGCTGCCGCAGTAGAGATGCTTCGACAAGCTCGGCATGACGGCCTTTTTGGCGCACTCCCCACCGCTCACCGATAACTACCTAAAACGCCAGCAGCTCGGCCAGCGCTTCGGCTACTTTGGCGGCGCTGGGCAGCATCATCTTTTCCAGCTCGGCGTTGAGGGGGATGGCGGGCAGGTTGGCAGCCCCGAGGGTGAACACGGGCGCGTCGAGGGCCATGAAGCAGTGGCGCTGGATGCGGCCGGCCAGGCTTTCGGCGAAAGAGTTCATCAGCGGCTCTTCGGTGAGGACCAGCACTTTGCCGTGGCGAGCTACGGCGGCCTGCACCCCCGCAAAGTCGAGCGGGTTGAGGGTGCGCAGGTCGAGGATTTCGACGCGGCCGGGGAAGTCGCGGCTGGCCGTGCGGGCCCAGTGCACGCCCATGCCGTAGGCAATGACCAGGGCCGTGTCGCCGCGGCGCAGGTGCGCCGGGTCGGCGGCCTGGGCCACGGCGGCCTGGCCCAACGGAACGACGTAGCCGGCGGCGGGCTCCAGGGTTTTGGCCTCCTCGGTGCCCGGCACCTTGCTCCAGTACAGCCCCTTGTGCTCGAGCATGATGACCGGGTTCGGGTCCAGAAACGCTGCCCGCATCAGCCCTTTCATGTCCGCCGCGTTGCTGGGGTACACCACCTTGATGCCGCGGATGGTGAGCAGCGTGCTTTCGATGGAGCCCGAGTGGTAGGGACCGCCGCCGCCGTAGGCCCCGATGGGCACCCGAATCAGCGCCGGCACCGGGAACTTGCCCATGCTTAGGTAGCACGACTTCGACAGTTCCTCCACCAGCTGGTTCAGCGCAGGCCAGATGTAGTCGGCAAACTGGATTTCGACGATGGGCCGGGCCCCCACGGCGGCCATGCCGGCCGTGCTGCCCACGATGTACGCCTCCTGAATGGGCGTGTTGAAGACGCGCTTGTCGCCGTACTTTTTAGCCAGCAGCGCGGCCTCGCGGAACACGCCGCCCAGCTCGCCGCCCACGTCCTGCCCGTAAAACAGGGCCTCGGGAAACTCGGCCAGAATATCGTCCACGGCGTGCAGGGCGGCGTCCACCATCAGCACTTTTTCGGCGCCGGCGGGGGCCCGCTCGCCGGCCTCTTGGGTCACGGCGGGCGGGGCAAACTCGTGGTCGGCGAAGGTGGCCGGGTCGGGGTTGGGGGCGGCCAGGGCCAGGGCCCAGTCGGCGGCCACGGTGACCCGGGCCTGGGCGGCGAGGGCAGCCAGCTCGGCCTCGGTGGCGCCGGCGGCCAGCAGGCGGCGGTGCAGGCGGGGCAGCGGGTCCTGGGTTTGGTGCTGGGCCAGGTCGTCGCCGCGGTACCACTCGCGGCGCACGCCGCTGGTGTGGTGGCCCAGCAGCGGGCACTTGGCGTGCACCAGGGCGGGGCCCCGGCGCTGGCGCACGTGGGCGTAGGCCTCGGCTAGCCCTTTGTAAGAGGAAATAAGGTCGGCCCCGTCTACCCGCACGCGGTGCAGGCCGGGAAAGCCGGCGGCAAATTCGTAGGCGTCCATGGCCCGCATTTCCGGCCCGGTCGCCGAGATGCCCCAGTCGTTGTCCTGCACCAGGTACACGATGGGCAGCTGGTGCAGCACGGCCATTTGCAGGGCCTCGCTCACCTCGCCCTCGGTCATGGCCCCGTCGCCGATGGAGCACAGCACCAGCGGCGGCAGCGGTGCGGGGGCCTCGTCGGGGTCGGCGCGGGTGCCCAGCAGCGGGCGCAGGGCCTCTTGCAGCCAGGCGCCGTTGGGGCCCCCGGCGTCGGCCAGGGCGGGGGCCGGGCGCAGGCCCTGCCCTTCCAGGTAGGCCAGGGCGTGGGCCATGCCGGTGGCCGGAATGGCCTGCATGCCCGTGGCCGAGCTTTGGTGCGGCATGACCGGCACGCCCGGCCGCCGCAGCGAGGGGTGCGCGTAGTAGGTGCGCCCGCCGCTGAATGGGTCGTCGCCTTTGGCCAACAGCTGAAGCATCAGCTCGTAGGGCCGCAGGCCCAGGCCCAGCAGAAAGGCGTCGTCGCGGTAGTACGGGGCGGCGTAATCGGTTTCCGAGAGCAGAAACGCGGCGGCGAGCTGCACGGCTTCGTGGCCGCGCGCGGTGGCGTGCACGTAGCGGGCGGCCACGGCTTTCTGGTCTTCGTAGAGCGCCGCCATGGCGGCAGCGGTGTGCATCAGGGCGTAGGCGCGGCGCAGCATCGCGGGGGTGAGGTCCTCGGCGGCAACGGCCAGCGGGGCGGGGTGAGACAGCATACAGGGGTGGGCGGGTGGGCCCCCCAAAGGTACGGGCGGCGGGGCCGGACCGGATGGGGCCGTACTTTTGGGGGCCCTACTTTTTGCCCCTTCACCCGCCCGGCCCCACGCCGGTCCTGCTCGTGCCCACCTCCCCCACCGTTCGCCCCGAAATTGAAGCCTGGCTGGCCGATTTCCAGCTCCGCCTCTGCGCCCACCTCGAAGCCGCCGACGCCGGGCCCGCCCGCTTCGGCACCGACGCCTGGGAGCGCCCCGGCGGCGGCGGCGGCCGCAGCAAAGTGCTCGAAAACGGTGCCATCCTCGAAAAAGGCGGCGTGGGCTTCTCGGCCGTGTGGGGCGCCATGAGCGAGGCCGCCGCCCGCCAACTGCACATGCCCGACCCGCACTTCTACGCCACCGGCGTGAGCCTGGTGCTGCACCCGCGCAGCCCGCGCGTGCCCATCGTCCACATGAACGTGCGCTACTTCGAGGCTGGCAACGGCGAGGCCTGGTTCGGCGGCGGCATCGATTTGACGCCCATTTACGTGGACGAAGCCCAGGCCCAACGCTTCCATCAGCGCCTCAAGGCGGTGTGCGACCAGCACAACCCGGCGTACTACCCGCGCTTCACGCGCTGGGCCGACGATTACTTCTACCTGCCCCACCGCCAGGAAACCCGCGGCGTGGGCGGCATTTTCTTCGACCGCCTCACGGTGGGCCCCGACGGCACGGCCGAGGAATTATTCCAACTGATGAAGGACGTGGCCGAGCTGTTTGGGCCTTTTTACACCGAAATCATGGCTGAAAACTACGCCCTCCCCTTCGGCCCCGCCGAAGAGGCCTGGCAAACCATCCGCCGCGCCCGCTACGCCGAATTTAATTTGGCCTTCGACCGCGGCACCCGCTTCGGCCTCGAAACCGGGGGCCGCACCGAGTCCATTCTCATGAGCCTGCCCCCGCGCACCGGCTGGAGCTACCAGCCCCACCCGCCCGCCCCCGGCACCCCGGAGGCCACCACCCAGGCCTGGCTGCGCAAGGGCGTCGATTGGATTGACCATGTTTAGGGCGCTCTCTTCCCTCGACGACCAGCTGCTGCTGGCCGTGAACCACGCCCGGGGCCCCGCCCTCGACGCGGTGATGACCTTCGCCTCGAACCGCCTGGTGTGGTTTCCGTTTTACGCCCTGCTCATCGGGTGGCTGGTCTGGCATTTTCGGCGGCGCGCCCTGCTGCTGCTGCCGCTGGTGGTGACGGCCGTGGCCCTGGCCGACAGCATCACGAGCCGCTTCTTCAAGCCGTTTTTTGCCCGCCTGCGGCCTTGCCACAACCCCGCCCTGGAGGCCCAGCTGTACCTGCCCGACGGCTGCGGCGGGCAGTACGGCTTCATGTCGTCGCACGCGGCTAACGGCTTTGCACTGGCCGTGTTCCTGCTCCTCGCGCTGCCCGCCGGCCGCTACCGGGCCCTGAAAACGGGGGTGTTTCTGTGGGCCATCCTCCTCTCCTACAGCCGCATCTACCTGGGGGCCCACTTCCCCACCGACGTGCTGGGCGGGGCCCTCATCGGCGCCGGTCTGGGCTGGGGGGCCGCGGCACTCTTCCGCCGGCATACCGGGCCCCGGGGCCGCTGGGCATCCCTGGGGCGCGCCTGAGTTTATAGTTGTCGGTTATTCGTTGTCGGTTGTCAGCAAGAGAGTAATGCTCTGACTAACCACTGACAACGAATGGCTGACAGTTACTTTTGGCATAACTGCTAACACCGGGGGCCCCGCGACTGATGCTGCGGGGCCCCCGGTGTTACTTTTTGCGGCTGCCGGTGTGGCCGTCGCCGTGGTCGCCCTGGCCGGGCTTGCTGGTCTTTTTGGCGTCGTGCTTGTCGTCGCACGACAGCGAATGATTCAAATCGACGGACGTGTCGATTTCGCCGTCTTTGTTGCGCCGGATGTAGCGCTTATCGCCGGGGGTTGGTTCGATTTCTTCGCGTTTGCTGGACATGGCGGGCGGGGAAAAGTAAAAAAAGAATTTTTCTTGCAACGCAATGGCCCGCAATAAGTTACTGCCGAGCTAAAGCTAGAGCGCGGGCTTCACCTCGAAGGTGAAGGTGGTGCTGCCGGTTTGGCCGTTGGGAGCCAGGGCCTGCACCACCACCAGGTAGCGGCCGGCTTGGTCGGAGGTGAAAAACTTCAGTTCCTGCGGCTGGCGGGCCGCCAGGCGCACGTCGGGGTTCCAGTAAAGCAGGTTGCGCAAATCGGGCAAGCGGCTGCGCTGCTGGGCCTCGGTGTCGTAGCGCGGGGCGTAGAACTCGCGCGGCACTTGCAGGCCCTCGTACTCTTCGATCAGGGCGCGCGGGTTGAGCGGGAAGCCGCCCAAGTCGCCCTGGTAGGTGGTGTAGCTCACCACGCCGTCGTACACGGCGGGCCCCAGGAAGTAGCGGCTGGCCATCACGTCGAGGTCCTTGATTTTCAGCGGGTCGAAGGCCATCACCTGGTTGATGTCGAAGATGGGCAGGCCGTCGAGGAGCGTGAGCGGGTTCTCGCGCAGCACCGCGTGGTGGGGCCGGTCGACGACCAGAAAGTGGAAGCCGTCCTTGCGCTTGCGCACCAGCACGCCGGGCACGTACTCGCGCATGACCTCCTCCACCGTGGGGAAGCGGGTGTAGTCGTCGAGCCGGTAGTGCTCGTCGGGCCGGCCGTAGAACGCCACCGTGTCGCCCGGCACGGGCCGGAACTGCGGCGCGGCCGCCTCAAACACCTGCCGCACCTGCCCTTGCAGGTGGCGCTCGGCCAGCCCCGGGGCCCAGCGGGCGGGCAGCGGCGGCAGCCCCGGCACGGGGGCCCCACCGCCGGCCGTGAACGGGCTCAGCAGCTCGACGCGGTACAGGCTGTCGCGCAGCGGGTTGGTTTGGAGCACCAGCTTGCGCACGCCGTAGAAATTGGGCACCTCAAACTGCATCCGGCCTCCGGCCTGGCTCAGCGCGTTGTCGAACCAAAACGCGCGGCCGGGCAGCGACAGGTACGCCGCCACGCCGGGCGCGGGGGCCCCGTCGGGCCGGGGCATCGTCGGGTTCCTCAACTGGCAGGACCGGTGCGTCGCCGGCTAGCAGCTGCGTTTGCAGCGGTGGGCCAGCCGTCACGAACACGCGCTGGGTGGCCTCGTCGAGGGCGAAGTGCAGGCGCGCCCGCCCCAGCACCTGCGTGAGGGCGGCCACCAGCGGCAGCCGGTCGGCTTGCAGACGCACCACCACCGTGTCGGTAGTGGCGGGGTTGAAAAAGAAGCGGTAGGGCGTTTGGGCTTCGATGCGCTGGGCGAACTGCTCGAAGGGCAGGCCACGGAAGTCGCCGCTCACCACCGGCGGGTCCGGCTGGGGCCCCGTGGCCTGGGCCCAGGCCACGGGGCCGAGCAGCCACAGGCAGCAGCACAAAAAAAACGGGTAGCGTTTGTTCATAAAGCAGGAAAGGACCGGACGGAACCGCGGCTACGACCGCAGCGAATAGTAGTAGCGCAGCGCGCGCGGCGGAGGCGGCCCGCTCGGCGGCCGAAAACTTAAGGCCCTGCTGGCGGGCGTAGCGCTGCACCTCGGCCTGGTGGGCGGGCAGCAGGGCGAGCAGCTTTTTTAGGCTCGTGAGCTAGGCGGTGGCGGTGGCCGTGCGGGCAAACACCTGGTCGGTTTGCTGGTATTCCTGGGCCAGGTTTTGGCTGATGGTGACGCGCTGCACCTGCTTGTGGTGGCGGGCCAGCAGGCGCACGGGGCCGTCCACGAGCAGCTCGTAGAAGCCCGCGGGCAGAGCCCCGGCGGCCAGCGTATCGCCGCCCGCCACGCGCACGAAACGGTGGGC
This genomic stretch from Hymenobacter sp. PAMC 26628 harbors:
- a CDS encoding phosphatase PAP2 family protein, which gives rise to MFRALSSLDDQLLLAVNHARGPALDAVMTFASNRLVWFPFYALLIGWLVWHFRRRALLLLPLVVTAVALADSITSRFFKPFFARLRPCHNPALEAQLYLPDGCGGQYGFMSSHAANGFALAVFLLLALPAGRYRALKTGVFLWAILLSYSRIYLGAHFPTDVLGGALIGAGLGWGAAALFRRHTGPRGRWASLGRA
- the hemF gene encoding oxygen-dependent coproporphyrinogen oxidase encodes the protein MPLHPPGPTPVLLVPTSPTVRPEIEAWLADFQLRLCAHLEAADAGPARFGTDAWERPGGGGGRSKVLENGAILEKGGVGFSAVWGAMSEAAARQLHMPDPHFYATGVSLVLHPRSPRVPIVHMNVRYFEAGNGEAWFGGGIDLTPIYVDEAQAQRFHQRLKAVCDQHNPAYYPRFTRWADDYFYLPHRQETRGVGGIFFDRLTVGPDGTAEELFQLMKDVAELFGPFYTEIMAENYALPFGPAEEAWQTIRRARYAEFNLAFDRGTRFGLETGGRTESILMSLPPRTGWSYQPHPPAPGTPEATTQAWLRKGVDWIDHV